ACGGCGGTCCCTCCTCTCCTGCATGGGCGGTCAGCCGAAGGCCGGCTTCGCGGGCCCTGCCGAACAGCCGCTCGAACTTGGCCGGAGGGTTTCCCACTTCCGCCGAATCAAGGCCGATCGCGGCGATGGGCGCATTCATGGCCAAAAGACTGTCCAGGACTCCGAGAGCAGCCTCCTCAGGCAGATCACGAAGGAACGCGGCAATCAACAATGTGGAGATGCCGAATTCCTGAACAGATGTTGCCAGGGCGGACGCCACCCCGTTGACACAAGTCTCCAGGGAGATGCCGCGCGAGAGATGCGCCTGCGGGTCCATCATGATTTCGGCGTGCCGCACCCCGGCGGCGGCAGCACGGGCAAGGTACGCGCGGGTCATGTCGGCGAAATCCTGTTCCGTCTGCAACACGGCCATATTGGCGTAGTAGAGGTCCAGGAAGGACTGGAGGTCGGTGAACTCGTACAGTCCGCGCAGTTCCTCCAGCCCCGCGTACGGCAACTCCATCCCGTTGCGCTCCGCCAGTTCGAAGATCAGTTCCGGCTGCAACGTGCCTTCGATGTGGAGGTGCAGCTCGGCCAATGGCAGCGGCCGCAACGCCTCTCCCGCCGCGGCCAATGCGCCGGCGTCGCCCAGGACTTCAGGATGAGTGGGGTCAGGGTTCTGCGTCGGTTCCATCTGGCAAGAATATGCCTGGCCGGACGATGGCGCGCGCCCTCCCGTGCGGACTCCGGGCCCGGGGCAGGTCCAGCCGGGCGGCCCGGGCATCCCAACTGCCCGGCAGCACTATGGAAGCATCTCGGTTTGATAACGACGCGTGGATGACCTAGCGTGATGAACGTGCCCGCGACGCGGGACAACGAATGCCCGGTGCTGCCTCCACCAGAACTGCCCGGCCGGCAGACACCGTATTGACCTCTAATTGTCAGGGGCGGGCAGTGGCGCGACGACCTCCGGGGACGGACCGAGCGCAGGTGGCCTTCAGGAGCATCGCATCCCATGAAAAACACCACAATCCGTACTTCAGCGCGCCGCGGAGTTACTCTTGCCGCCGTTTCCGTGGCAGGCCTGGCGCTCTCGGCCACGGCCGCCAATGCGACCACCGGCACGTCCACCTGGGACTCTTTGGCACAGTGTGAAAGCGGCGGCAACTGGGCCACCAACACCGGAAACGGCTATACCGGCGGCCTGCAGTTCAGCGACAGCACGTGGGCAGCTTATGGCGGTACCGGCTCGGCCGCGAATGCCAGCCGGGACCAGCAGATTGCCGTGGCCGAGAAGGTCCAGGCATCTCAGGGGTGGGGAGCATGGCCCTCCTGCGCCGCCCAGCTTGGCCTGAGCGGAGGAGCGACGGCGGTGGCACCGCAGAGTGTCCCTGTCCAGATCCCCCAGACCCCGGTCCCTCAGGTACCTGTTACGCAGGCGCCGGCTGTATCTGCTCCGCAGCATGCTGCACCCGTGCCCTTGAGCGGTGAGACCTACACGGTGGAGCCGGGTGACACCCTCAGCATCGTGGCGGAGAAGCTTGGCGTCGAGGGCGGATGGGAGCGGCTGGCGGATGCCAACCTGGACACCGTTGCGAACCCGAACCTGGTGTTCGCCGGGCAAGTCCTGCAGCTGCCCGCCTAGGCTTCCCTCTTTTTTCCAAGCACTTCACGCATAAACTTTCCACATAACAACGACGCCGGAGCGTCCCCTCGATGGGGCGCTCCGGCGTCGTAGTTATATCTGGAAGCGGGATGCGGTGTGTGGCGGTCCGTCAGGCCGCAACCGGAAGTTCGCGGACGATCCGCACCTTCCACGAAGTGTCGTCGCTCGTATCCAGCAGGGCCACGGTTCCGTGGGCGACGTTGACAGCTACCCGCTTGACCGCCAGCAGTTCGAGGTACAGGTGCTCGTTCATCCGGCTTGGGGTATCGATCATGTACTTCATGGCATCGCGGACCTTGCGGTAGTTCGCGCTGCGTTCGCGGTGCAGATGAAGCTCCAGCATCTGGGCCTGGCGGACCTTGGGCTCGTGCTTGTTGAGCCAGGACACCGCCGCGTGTACGCCAACAACCAAGGCAAGGGAGACCGCATAAATCCACCAGCCGCTGGTCATGAGGAACAGCGGCAGGTTCCCGATGGCGACAATCGCAATGATGACGCGCAGGGCGGCGATCTTGCGCAACGTCAGCGCCACTGAGGCCAAGGCGGCGCGGAAACGGTGCTGGTCCTTGCGCGCTGCTGCCGGGTCGAGGGTAAATTCGTCGAGGACCAGAATGCCGTTGGCCTCCGGGGCGAGCATCTGCCCGAACTTGGGCGTGAAAGTCTTCGTGATGCCGGGGGTCAGCTCAGGTGTGGTTGTCATTGAATGCTTCCAGGAGGCGGGGGTGGTTTCGGTTATCTTAGTGGTTGAGCCATAGCCATGTATGCATAGGTCCAATATGTGAACACCATAGTGCGGGAGCATGTGGCCGCGGGCACTGCAATTGGCACATCCGGCGCATGCAGTCAGACTGAAGAGATGCAAACCTTCCTTCCGTACCCAGACTTCCGGAAAAGCGCCGCCGCGCTGGACCCCTCCAGGCTTGGCAAGCAGCGCGTCGAAGCGCTGCAGACCCTTCGTGCGCTGGTGATCCCGGAGTACGGCTGGCAGACACACCCGGCCGTGCGCATGTGGATGGGTTACGTACCTGCGTTGACCCTTTATGGCCTGGCCATGGTGGACGAGTGGACCTCCCGGGGCCACGCGGACAACACGCGCGCCAACATCACCGAATTCGCGCCCCAGGCAGCCCATCCGGACTATGCCGCCAAGATCCCGATGCCGCCCTGGCTGGGCGACCCTGACTTCCACCTCAGCCACCGGTCAAAACTGCTCCGCAAGGAACCCCATTTCTATACGTCCCTATTTGGGGATGCCGAGCCGGACCTGGACTACATCTGGCCCGAGCCGAAGCACGAATTCCTGCCGGCGGATCCCGAGGGTGATGTCCTGTGGATCCTGCGGGCCCCACACGCCGAAATCGACCCCCAGGCGCTGGACACTGTCGCGCTGCCGCCGATCAGGCGTGGCACGGCCACTGCCCAGGACAATAGCGGCAGCCAGGATGACTACTCCCCGGTTTTCGCCCAGGAAGGATCCCGCCGGCCGTCCAAGCAGCCGCGCAGGCTTCCGCCGAAACAACTGGTGAAGAAGCCCACCAGGAAGCGAAAGGCACAGGAGGACGCCTTCGCCACCCTCCCGGGCAAGACGGCCGTGGCCGTCCCCTTCGAGGATGGCAGCAAGTTCGCCGTGGGGCAGGTGCTCGGCCGGCCGATCACGCTGGAGGACGGGAGGTTCGGCCGCAACTTCGCTGTCACGGAAATCATCGACCGGTCCTCATTCGATT
Above is a window of Arthrobacter pascens DNA encoding:
- a CDS encoding adenosine deaminase; this encodes MEPTQNPDPTHPEVLGDAGALAAAGEALRPLPLAELHLHIEGTLQPELIFELAERNGMELPYAGLEELRGLYEFTDLQSFLDLYYANMAVLQTEQDFADMTRAYLARAAAAGVRHAEIMMDPQAHLSRGISLETCVNGVASALATSVQEFGISTLLIAAFLRDLPEEAALGVLDSLLAMNAPIAAIGLDSAEVGNPPAKFERLFGRAREAGLRLTAHAGEEGPPSYIIDALDILGVERIDHGIRCMEDPELVERLVEDRIPLTVCPLSNVRLRAVDTLADHPLPAMLAAGLNVSVNSDDPAYFGGYVDDNFAQLNAVFALSEFDRARLAANSIHSSFASEERKAELLKELNDI
- a CDS encoding MSMEG_6728 family protein; translation: MQTFLPYPDFRKSAAALDPSRLGKQRVEALQTLRALVIPEYGWQTHPAVRMWMGYVPALTLYGLAMVDEWTSRGHADNTRANITEFAPQAAHPDYAAKIPMPPWLGDPDFHLSHRSKLLRKEPHFYTSLFGDAEPDLDYIWPEPKHEFLPADPEGDVLWILRAPHAEIDPQALDTVALPPIRRGTATAQDNSGSQDDYSPVFAQEGSRRPSKQPRRLPPKQLVKKPTRKRKAQEDAFATLPGKTAVAVPFEDGSKFAVGQVLGRPITLEDGRFGRNFAVTEIIDRSSFDYPALLQDPRVFFPVPAP
- a CDS encoding transglycosylase family protein, whose protein sequence is MKNTTIRTSARRGVTLAAVSVAGLALSATAANATTGTSTWDSLAQCESGGNWATNTGNGYTGGLQFSDSTWAAYGGTGSAANASRDQQIAVAEKVQASQGWGAWPSCAAQLGLSGGATAVAPQSVPVQIPQTPVPQVPVTQAPAVSAPQHAAPVPLSGETYTVEPGDTLSIVAEKLGVEGGWERLADANLDTVANPNLVFAGQVLQLPA